A stretch of the Channa argus isolate prfri chromosome 9, Channa argus male v1.0, whole genome shotgun sequence genome encodes the following:
- the si:ch211-140m22.7 gene encoding calphotin isoform X1, with the protein MAASLLRIGRLGCIKCFQAESWCTPNRVPAARAFSTKSGGSKKSSNKNSFDKKQAKTYFDIEKLVQHKPCDVFPARAAAAKPAAEAISSAAPPEFVGTDTSVVTSSLVVEATPTAEAEAAPVIEIPPAIEAIPESALAVGAIPVVEDPTEAAPIVATVAEALPVVDAVPVPLPAEDFAISASPALGAKTPVEAVYLDPADKAALAPEVASEATVAKAAPVVESASVEGATVVEAASEFVLVEPAPEPEAAPEFVLSEPAPEPVTEVAPVLEAAPEFVHFEPAPEPVTDAAPIVEAAPEFVHFEPTPEPVTDAAPIVEAAPEFVHFEPAPEPVTEAAPIVEPAPEFGDFEPAPEPVTEAAPVVEAAPEFVIFEPAPEPVTEAAPIVEAAPEVGNFEPAPEPVTEAAPIVEAAPEFVIFEPAPESVTEAAPIVEAASEFVLVDVTPEPVAKVEVSAPVENPEEHDNATVIAEATGEELQREGPAESVEPSEAHLDPVKKLFLDSIREYSTKSHASGGLVDEGTEYKEALAKEIAKLQRLYGGGDLTSFPGFKFTEPKLDEVSQK; encoded by the exons ACAAAAAACAGGCTAAAACATACTTTGATATAGAGAAACTTGTCCAGCACAAGCCTTGTGACGTTTTTCCAGCAAGAGCAGCTGCAGCTAAACCAGCTGCAGAGGCCATTTCTTCTGCTGCTCCACCTGAGTTTGTGGGAACCGACACTTCAGTAGTGACCAGCAGCCTAGTAGTTGAGGCTACTCCCACTGCAGAAGCTGAAGCTGCACCTGTTATTGAAATTCCTCCCGCTATTGAAGCGATCCCTGAGTCTGCTTTAGCAGTAGGAGCTATACCTGTTGTTGAGGATCCCACTGAAGCTGCACCTATTGTTGCCACTGTCGCTGAAGCCTTACCAGTGGTTGATGCTGTTCCTGTTCCTTTACCAGCTGAAGATTTTGCTATATCTGCTTCTCCTGCTCTTGGTGCTAAAACTCCAGTTGAAGCTGTATACCTGGACCCTGCTGATAAAGCAGCACTTGCCCCTGAAGTGGCCTCTGAAGCCACAGTTGCAAAAGCTGCACCAGTTGTTGAATCTGCTTCTGTAGAAGGGGCCACTGTTGTGGAAGCTGCCTCTGAATTTGTCCTTGTTGAACCTGCCCCTGAGCCTGAAGCTGCCCCTGAATTTGTCCTTTCTGAACCGGCTCCTGAGCCTGTGACCGAAGTGGCCCCTGTACTGGAAGCTGCCCCtgaatttgtccattttgaGCCGGCCCCTGAGCCTGTGACCGACGCGGCCCCTATAGTGGAAGCTGCCCCTGAATTCGTCCATTTTGAACCGACCCCTGAGCCTGTGACCGACGCAGCCCCTATAGTGGAAGCTGCCCCtgaatttgtccattttgaacCGGCCCCTGAGCCTGTGACCGAAGCGGCCCCTATAGTGGAACCTGCCCCTGAATTTGGCGATTTTGAACCGGCCCCTGAGCCTGTGACCGAAGCGGCCCCTGTAGTGGAAGCTGCCCctgaatttgtcatttttgaacCGGCCCCTGAGCCTGTGACCGAAGCGGCCCCTATAGTGGAAGCTGCCCCTGAAGTTGGCAATTTTGAACCGGCCCCTGAGCCTGTGACCGAAGCGGCCCCTATAGTGGAAGCTGCCCctgaatttgtcatttttgaacCTGCCCCTGAGTCTGTGACCGAAGCGGCCCCTATTGTGGAAGCTGCCTCTGAATTTGTCCTTGTTGATGTGACCCCTGAGCCTGTGGCCAAAGTTGAAGTTTCTGCCCCTGTGGAGAACCCTGAGGAACATGACAATGCTACTGTCATAGCTGAAGCTACGGGAGAAGAACTGCAGAGAGAGGGCCCAGCTGAGTCAGTTGAACCATCTGAGG CTCATTTGGACCCAGTTAAGAAACTTTTCCTGGACTCCATACGCGAGTACTCTACAAAAAGCCA TGCTTCTGGGGGCTTAGTTGATGAAGGTACAGAGTATAAGGAGGCTTTAGCAAAGGAGATTGCAAAGCTTCAGAGACTCTATGGTGGTGGAGACCTCACATCTTTCCCTGGGTTCAAATTCACAG agCCCAAGTTGGATGAAGTTTCCCAGAagtga
- the si:ch211-140m22.7 gene encoding calphotin isoform X2, which translates to MAASLLRIGRLGCIKCFQAESWCTPNRVPAARAFSTKSGGSKKSSNKNSFDKKQAKTYFDIEKLVQHKPCDVFPARAAAAKPAAEAISSAAPPEFVGTDTSVVTSSLVVEATPTAEAEAAPVIEIPPAIEAIPESALAVGAIPVVEDPTEAAPIVATVAEALPVVDAVPVPLPAEDFAISASPALGAKTPVEAVYLDPADKAALAPEVASEATVAKAAPVVESASVEGATVVEAASEFVLVEPAPEPEAAPEFVLSEPAPEPVTEVAPVLEAAPEFVHFEPAPEPVTDAAPIVEAAPEFVHFEPTPEPVTDAAPIVEAAPEFVHFEPAPEPVTEAAPIVEPAPEFGDFEPAPEPVTEAAPVVEAAPEFVIFEPAPEPVTEAAPIVEAAPEVGNFEPAPEPVTEAAPIVEAAPEFVIFEPAPESVTEAAPIVEAASEFVLVDVTPEPVAKVEVSAPVENPEEHDNATVIAEATGEELQREGPAESVEPSEAHLDPVKKLFLDSIREYSTKSH; encoded by the exons ACAAAAAACAGGCTAAAACATACTTTGATATAGAGAAACTTGTCCAGCACAAGCCTTGTGACGTTTTTCCAGCAAGAGCAGCTGCAGCTAAACCAGCTGCAGAGGCCATTTCTTCTGCTGCTCCACCTGAGTTTGTGGGAACCGACACTTCAGTAGTGACCAGCAGCCTAGTAGTTGAGGCTACTCCCACTGCAGAAGCTGAAGCTGCACCTGTTATTGAAATTCCTCCCGCTATTGAAGCGATCCCTGAGTCTGCTTTAGCAGTAGGAGCTATACCTGTTGTTGAGGATCCCACTGAAGCTGCACCTATTGTTGCCACTGTCGCTGAAGCCTTACCAGTGGTTGATGCTGTTCCTGTTCCTTTACCAGCTGAAGATTTTGCTATATCTGCTTCTCCTGCTCTTGGTGCTAAAACTCCAGTTGAAGCTGTATACCTGGACCCTGCTGATAAAGCAGCACTTGCCCCTGAAGTGGCCTCTGAAGCCACAGTTGCAAAAGCTGCACCAGTTGTTGAATCTGCTTCTGTAGAAGGGGCCACTGTTGTGGAAGCTGCCTCTGAATTTGTCCTTGTTGAACCTGCCCCTGAGCCTGAAGCTGCCCCTGAATTTGTCCTTTCTGAACCGGCTCCTGAGCCTGTGACCGAAGTGGCCCCTGTACTGGAAGCTGCCCCtgaatttgtccattttgaGCCGGCCCCTGAGCCTGTGACCGACGCGGCCCCTATAGTGGAAGCTGCCCCTGAATTCGTCCATTTTGAACCGACCCCTGAGCCTGTGACCGACGCAGCCCCTATAGTGGAAGCTGCCCCtgaatttgtccattttgaacCGGCCCCTGAGCCTGTGACCGAAGCGGCCCCTATAGTGGAACCTGCCCCTGAATTTGGCGATTTTGAACCGGCCCCTGAGCCTGTGACCGAAGCGGCCCCTGTAGTGGAAGCTGCCCctgaatttgtcatttttgaacCGGCCCCTGAGCCTGTGACCGAAGCGGCCCCTATAGTGGAAGCTGCCCCTGAAGTTGGCAATTTTGAACCGGCCCCTGAGCCTGTGACCGAAGCGGCCCCTATAGTGGAAGCTGCCCctgaatttgtcatttttgaacCTGCCCCTGAGTCTGTGACCGAAGCGGCCCCTATTGTGGAAGCTGCCTCTGAATTTGTCCTTGTTGATGTGACCCCTGAGCCTGTGGCCAAAGTTGAAGTTTCTGCCCCTGTGGAGAACCCTGAGGAACATGACAATGCTACTGTCATAGCTGAAGCTACGGGAGAAGAACTGCAGAGAGAGGGCCCAGCTGAGTCAGTTGAACCATCTGAGG CTCATTTGGACCCAGTTAAGAAACTTTTCCTGGACTCCATACGCGAGTACTCTACAAAAAGCCA CTGA